A window from Salvia miltiorrhiza cultivar Shanhuang (shh) chromosome 2, IMPLAD_Smil_shh, whole genome shotgun sequence encodes these proteins:
- the LOC131008342 gene encoding uncharacterized protein At2g29880-like, translated as MGCILPGSHKICILRYGNCPNYYDLRIAVGNGVAVGKNSIGLGSATDARTLGVDENRAPHIEELNYDAENEAFVGLAQDDPPSSGSKSPLVFPEVPEISTQKRAAAKRSRAQFDINSGHTENSSHHDFMAEVKKITNIFDGVHILLEKRDTMLEKRQRERSYTTWDAIKEIPDLDEDVRIKAFDLLDTKTKKNEFLKMTVEERARWITYRIRG; from the exons ATGGGATGCATACTGCCAG GCTCACACAAAATATGCATCTTGCGCTATGGGAATTGTCCGAATTATTATGACTTGAGAATTGCTGTTGGGAATGGTGTGGCTGTAGGAAAAAACTCAATTGGATTGGGTAGTGCTACTGATGCTAGGACATTAGGAGTTGATGAAAATAGAGCTCCGCACATAGAAGAATTGAATTATGATGCTGAAAATGAGGCGTTTGTAGGACTAGCTCAAGATGATCCACCATCATCTGGATCCAAATCACCTTTAGTATTCCCTGAAGTGCCCGAGATCTCCACTCAGAAAAGAGCTGCTGCCAAAAGAAGTAGAGCCCAGTTTGATATAAATTCTGGTCATACTGAAAATAGTTCGCATCATGATTTCATGGcagaagttaaaaaaataactaacaTTTTTGATGGAGTTCATATCCTCTTAGAGAAACGAGATACTATGCTAGAGAAAAGACAAAGAGAAAGATCTTATACAACTTGGGATGCTATCAAAGAAATTCCAGATTTGGATGAAGACGTTCGCATCAAAGCATTTGACTTGCTTGATACCAAgacaaagaaaaatgaatttttgaaaatgacTGTTGAGGAACGAGCACGTTGGATAACTTACAGGATTAGAGGATAG